Proteins co-encoded in one Novosphingobium sp. PP1Y genomic window:
- a CDS encoding M48 family metalloprotease, producing the protein MRFLAFLALLGWAAAPAAAQSILRDAETEALLKDMSAPLVKASGLDPANVDIVLVNDPSVNAFVAGGQAVYVNSGLINEADTAGEVQGVIAHELGHVTGGHAVLNLGASSATNISLLSLLLGAAAAAAGGGEAAMGVIMAGQQAAMGKYLAYNRSQEASADAAGAQYLSAAGISGRGSVEFFKKLQNLEFRYGYRPKDGDEFYSTHPLTGDRIQTLQDTYEKDPAWNKPDDPKLQQRFMRMKAKLFGYLAEPKDVLRQYPLTDNSIPAHYARAYAYHKDAQFDLATAETDALIEADPEDPYFLELEGQILLESGRPQEALAPLRKATELTGNQPLIATLFGHALIATEDPSNFKEAERVLRNAVARDRENPFTWYQLGVIYAAKGDMPRARLASAEQQVLSGNMNAALMSAQAAEAGLPTGTPDWIRAQDIEMQARAELEREKKRR; encoded by the coding sequence ATGAGGTTCCTGGCCTTCCTCGCCCTGCTCGGCTGGGCGGCCGCGCCGGCTGCGGCGCAATCGATCCTGCGCGATGCGGAGACCGAGGCCCTGCTCAAGGACATGTCGGCGCCGCTGGTCAAGGCATCGGGTCTCGATCCGGCCAATGTCGACATCGTCCTCGTCAACGACCCTTCCGTGAATGCCTTCGTTGCAGGCGGCCAGGCCGTCTATGTCAACAGCGGCCTGATCAACGAGGCGGATACCGCAGGCGAAGTGCAAGGCGTGATCGCCCACGAACTGGGTCACGTCACCGGCGGGCATGCGGTGCTCAATCTGGGTGCCAGCAGCGCGACCAATATTTCGCTGCTTTCGCTCCTGCTCGGTGCGGCTGCGGCGGCAGCCGGTGGCGGTGAAGCGGCGATGGGCGTGATCATGGCCGGCCAGCAGGCCGCCATGGGCAAGTACCTTGCCTATAACCGTTCGCAGGAGGCTTCGGCCGATGCCGCCGGGGCGCAGTACCTTTCCGCAGCTGGGATCAGCGGCCGTGGCTCGGTCGAATTCTTCAAGAAGCTGCAGAACCTCGAGTTCCGCTATGGCTATCGCCCCAAGGACGGCGACGAGTTCTACAGCACCCACCCGCTCACCGGCGACCGCATCCAGACGCTGCAGGATACCTATGAGAAGGACCCGGCCTGGAACAAGCCAGACGATCCCAAGCTGCAGCAGCGCTTCATGCGGATGAAGGCGAAGCTGTTCGGCTACCTTGCCGAACCCAAGGACGTCCTGCGGCAGTACCCGCTGACCGATAATTCGATTCCCGCCCACTATGCCCGCGCCTACGCCTATCACAAGGACGCGCAGTTCGATCTTGCCACGGCCGAGACCGATGCGCTGATCGAGGCCGATCCCGAGGACCCTTACTTCCTGGAGCTGGAAGGTCAGATCCTGCTGGAATCGGGCCGTCCGCAAGAAGCGCTGGCGCCGCTGCGCAAGGCGACCGAACTGACCGGAAACCAGCCGTTGATCGCGACCCTCTTCGGCCATGCCCTGATCGCGACCGAGGACCCGTCGAACTTCAAGGAGGCCGAACGGGTGCTGCGCAATGCGGTGGCCCGCGACCGCGAGAATCCGTTCACCTGGTACCAGCTCGGCGTGATCTATGCGGCCAAGGGCGACATGCCGCGCGCAAGGCTGGCCAGCGCGGAGCAGCAGGTGCTCTCCGGCAACATGAATGCCGCCCTGATGAGCGCGCAGGCGGCCGAGGCAGGCCTGCCGACGGGCACGCCGGACTGGATCCGCGCGCAGGATATCGAGATGCAGGCACGCGCCGAACTGGAACGCGAGAAGAAGCGTCGCTAG
- a CDS encoding PadR family transcriptional regulator yields the protein MSEIEIQLKKGVLGLCVLALLSRGDSYAYEIASRMADAVDMGEGTIYPLMRRMQSEGLVTTYLEESPSGPPRKYYRITDTGRERLAEQVGDWRTFTTAVNGLILGSEAPMKEGETSHEA from the coding sequence ATGTCCGAAATCGAAATCCAGTTGAAGAAAGGGGTGCTGGGGCTATGCGTCCTGGCGCTGCTGTCGCGCGGTGACAGCTACGCCTACGAGATCGCGAGCCGCATGGCCGACGCGGTCGATATGGGCGAAGGCACGATCTATCCGCTCATGCGCCGCATGCAGTCGGAAGGTCTCGTGACCACCTACCTCGAGGAATCGCCCTCGGGTCCGCCGCGCAAGTACTACCGCATCACCGATACCGGTCGCGAACGCCTGGCCGAACAGGTTGGCGACTGGCGCACCTTCACCACCGCCGTGAACGGCCTCATCCTCGGCAGTGAAGCGCCGATGAAGGAAGGGGAGACCAGCCATGAAGCGTAA
- a CDS encoding DUF1700 domain-containing protein, with product MKRNEFIKRLKAGLKGMPQDDIAEIVADYEEHFDAGAADGRSEEEVAAALGNPVRLARELRFEAGFRNWESARSPSSAWSAILAFMGLATIDILILLPIVLPIIGVVFGLFVAVLAIFVSGGFVLIVGPFNGFPGGWLVAILAGLGMMSASVAAGALLTLISIWIVNALMWFGRLHYRVIEPAIHAED from the coding sequence ATGAAGCGTAACGAGTTCATCAAGCGCCTGAAGGCCGGCCTCAAGGGCATGCCTCAGGACGACATCGCCGAGATCGTCGCCGACTACGAAGAGCATTTCGACGCCGGCGCCGCAGACGGGCGCAGCGAGGAAGAAGTCGCCGCCGCCCTCGGCAATCCCGTCCGCCTCGCCCGCGAACTGCGCTTCGAGGCCGGTTTCCGCAACTGGGAAAGCGCCCGCTCGCCGTCTTCGGCCTGGTCCGCAATCCTGGCCTTCATGGGCCTTGCCACGATCGACATCCTGATACTGCTGCCGATCGTCCTGCCGATCATCGGCGTCGTCTTCGGCCTGTTCGTGGCGGTCCTGGCGATCTTCGTTTCCGGCGGCTTCGTGCTGATCGTCGGGCCTTTCAACGGCTTTCCCGGTGGCTGGCTGGTCGCGATCCTCGCAGGGCTGGGCATGATGAGCGCCTCGGTCGCAGCCGGCGCGCTGCTGACGCTGATCAGCATCTGGATCGTCAACGCGCTGATGTGGTTCGGCCGCCTGCACTACCGGGTGATCGAGCCCGCCATCCACGCAGAAGACTGA
- a CDS encoding GIN domain-containing protein, which yields MLRKLLIVFASGVILSIVAFGSAWVIGGEKLHRDFAEGHGWSWTIGEDDKDQGPDRTRKFTVEPGAKLAMEIPVQLSFTRGDTSEMIVTGPQKIVDRLTWVNGRLGIEGKYRSSRGIKVRITAPEINGLDLDAPGDVTLAGLDQEKFTLRSEGAVDLDAKGRVRKLFITSAGAGSIDVGQVDAEDAVVRIDGVGDVTVGARNLVDIVINGAGNVSLVRKPATLRSQINGIGSVDHDY from the coding sequence ATGCTCAGGAAACTGCTCATCGTATTCGCCAGCGGCGTGATCCTTTCGATCGTCGCATTCGGCTCGGCATGGGTTATCGGCGGCGAAAAGCTGCATCGGGACTTTGCCGAAGGCCATGGCTGGAGCTGGACCATCGGCGAGGACGACAAGGACCAGGGGCCCGACAGGACCCGCAAGTTCACCGTCGAGCCCGGTGCGAAATTGGCCATGGAGATCCCGGTCCAGCTCAGCTTCACCCGCGGTGATACGTCCGAGATGATCGTCACCGGCCCGCAGAAGATCGTCGACCGCCTGACCTGGGTGAACGGTCGCCTCGGCATCGAGGGCAAGTATCGCTCCAGCCGCGGCATCAAGGTCCGGATCACCGCGCCCGAGATCAACGGTCTCGACCTCGACGCGCCGGGCGACGTGACTCTCGCCGGTCTCGACCAGGAGAAGTTCACGCTGCGCTCTGAGGGTGCAGTCGATCTCGATGCCAAGGGCCGGGTTCGCAAGCTGTTCATCACCTCGGCAGGCGCAGGCTCGATCGACGTCGGCCAAGTCGACGCCGAAGATGCCGTGGTGCGGATCGACGGCGTTGGCGACGTGACCGTCGGCGCCCGCAATCTCGTCGATATCGTGATCAATGGTGCAGGCAACGTCAGCCTGGTCCGCAAGCCGGCGACCCTGCGCAGCCAGATCAACGGCATTGGCTCGGTCGACCACGACTACTGA
- a CDS encoding metallophosphoesterase, with amino-acid sequence MYSGPIKLFHLSDIHFGLEDREALAWVEQCIAREKPHAVAITGDLTMRARHREFAAATDWISALDVPVTVEVGNHDMPYFNLLERFTTPYKRFHKIERVVEAQLDLPDLAIVPLKTATRAQWRFPWSNGWVTPRALEETLAAIDAHPPGTRILVTAHHPLTERGPGGKLLTIDGTRAMEALAERKVAAILTGHIHDPFDLLEQTARGPLRMIGAGTLSRRIRSTPPSFNEILIDGDEIRVTARNLEQVPTPDMQIREVPENAMPPRESDEPVAPVRAVPPVDPPVH; translated from the coding sequence ATGTATTCCGGGCCGATCAAGCTCTTCCATCTCAGCGACATCCATTTCGGGTTGGAAGATCGCGAGGCCCTCGCCTGGGTGGAGCAGTGCATTGCGCGAGAGAAGCCGCATGCGGTCGCAATCACCGGCGACCTGACGATGCGCGCGCGGCATCGTGAATTCGCTGCCGCGACCGACTGGATTTCCGCGCTCGACGTGCCGGTGACGGTCGAAGTGGGCAATCACGACATGCCCTATTTCAACCTGCTTGAGCGTTTCACCACGCCCTACAAGCGGTTTCACAAGATCGAACGCGTGGTTGAGGCGCAGCTGGACCTGCCCGATCTCGCCATCGTGCCGCTCAAGACGGCGACCCGGGCGCAGTGGCGCTTTCCCTGGTCGAACGGCTGGGTGACGCCCAGGGCACTGGAAGAGACTCTGGCCGCGATCGACGCGCATCCTCCTGGGACCCGCATTCTGGTCACGGCGCACCACCCGCTCACCGAGCGCGGACCCGGCGGCAAGCTCCTCACGATTGACGGAACGCGGGCGATGGAAGCGCTGGCCGAGCGCAAGGTCGCTGCGATCCTGACCGGGCACATCCACGATCCGTTCGATCTTCTCGAGCAGACCGCGCGCGGGCCGCTGCGCATGATCGGTGCCGGCACCCTTTCGCGCCGCATCCGTTCGACGCCGCCGAGCTTCAACGAGATCCTGATCGACGGGGACGAGATCCGGGTCACGGCCCGCAATCTCGAGCAGGTCCCCACGCCCGACATGCAGATTCGCGAAGTGCCGGAGAACGCAATGCCGCCGCGCGAAAGCGACGAACCGGTGGCGCCGGTCCGCGCCGTCCCTCCTGTCGATCCGCCGGTGCACTGA
- a CDS encoding diacylglycerol kinase family protein: MGNAKKTWLVCNAASGSNDDEAVAELVSALDKAGMSPARRIRFPDESAPSPEQLDAQGVELLVVFGGDGTTHSVVTEAYGWGGALLVLPGGTMNLLSKRLHGDVPAAQIVDRLAKGNARRVRPRVIRSRHGEGLTGVLAGPGAIWNEVREAMRSSNILEVVTTTREAIAHSTSAPKVVCEGVDCGRKEGYAAITVNPHDTGLEVKGYYAETLGDFAGQGIALLNRNYRDGPHDQLGMHETIRLVCPEGEPMGLLIDGEPFDGGAEDQFTLANCEVDLLATADAR, encoded by the coding sequence ATGGGAAACGCGAAGAAAACTTGGCTCGTCTGCAACGCGGCGAGCGGCAGCAACGACGATGAAGCCGTAGCCGAACTGGTCAGCGCGCTGGACAAGGCTGGCATGTCGCCGGCCCGGCGTATTCGTTTTCCGGACGAAAGCGCGCCCAGCCCAGAGCAGCTTGACGCGCAAGGCGTCGAGCTGCTGGTCGTGTTCGGAGGCGACGGGACCACCCATAGCGTCGTGACCGAGGCCTACGGCTGGGGCGGCGCACTGCTGGTCCTGCCGGGCGGAACGATGAACCTGCTCTCCAAGCGCCTGCACGGTGATGTTCCCGCGGCCCAGATCGTCGACAGGCTGGCGAAGGGCAACGCCCGCCGCGTCCGCCCGCGTGTAATCCGCTCGCGTCATGGCGAAGGGCTGACGGGAGTGCTGGCCGGTCCGGGCGCCATCTGGAACGAGGTGCGCGAGGCGATGCGCTCTTCCAACATCCTCGAAGTGGTGACGACGACCCGTGAGGCCATCGCCCATTCCACAAGCGCGCCCAAGGTGGTCTGCGAAGGTGTCGACTGCGGACGCAAGGAGGGCTATGCGGCGATCACCGTGAACCCGCATGACACCGGCCTCGAAGTAAAAGGCTATTATGCCGAGACGCTTGGCGACTTTGCCGGGCAGGGTATCGCGCTGCTCAACCGAAACTATCGCGATGGCCCGCATGACCAGTTGGGCATGCACGAAACCATCCGGCTCGTCTGCCCCGAGGGAGAACCCATGGGCCTGTTGATCGACGGCGAACCTTTCGACGGGGGAGCCGAGGACCAGTTCACTCTGGCAAATTGCGAAGTAGACCTGTTGGCGACTGCCGATGCACGGTAA
- a CDS encoding UrcA family protein: MFTTAPLAAAALLGLAMTAAPTYAKDVEVRYSDLDLASVEGQQTLERRIDRAARSACEYDRYDTGSRIHSREKTQCYRQALESAKTLMASKIAAAQEAQLGG; the protein is encoded by the coding sequence ATGTTCACGACTGCCCCGCTCGCCGCCGCCGCACTTCTTGGCCTGGCCATGACCGCAGCCCCGACTTACGCCAAGGATGTCGAGGTCCGCTATTCCGATCTCGATCTGGCTTCTGTCGAAGGCCAGCAGACCCTTGAGCGCCGCATCGACCGTGCCGCCCGCAGCGCCTGCGAATACGATCGCTACGATACCGGTTCGCGCATCCACTCACGCGAGAAGACCCAGTGCTATCGCCAGGCCCTGGAGAGCGCGAAGACGCTGATGGCGAGCAAGATCGCAGCCGCTCAGGAAGCGCAGCTCGGCGGCTGA
- a CDS encoding LytTR family DNA-binding domain-containing protein, with translation MAVAELDAGSGAAQGPLKTLIVDDEPLAVERMQVICARMEGITVTGTASDGEAALRLIDALRPDLVLLDLTMPETDGLTVARRLSGKAEAPAVIFVTAHDEFAVEAFDLDAVDYVLKPVAPDRLQRAIGRVMARRGERSVPPSEWLEEFWVPHRSELVRIPASDVQRIDAERDYVRLHVPGQSYLLLQTITSLEQKLDPEHFIRIHRSCILRRDFVAGLKHEGLGVWAAETGDGEALRIGRTYLPAVKKMAGR, from the coding sequence ATGGCCGTGGCTGAACTGGACGCAGGAAGCGGCGCTGCGCAAGGTCCCCTGAAGACGCTGATCGTCGACGACGAGCCGCTCGCGGTCGAGCGCATGCAGGTGATCTGCGCGCGCATGGAAGGGATCACCGTGACCGGTACCGCAAGCGACGGAGAAGCCGCGCTGCGTCTGATCGATGCGCTGAGGCCCGATCTTGTGCTGCTCGACCTGACGATGCCGGAAACCGATGGCCTTACCGTTGCCCGCAGGCTTTCCGGCAAGGCCGAGGCGCCTGCGGTGATCTTCGTGACGGCGCACGACGAATTCGCGGTCGAGGCCTTCGATCTCGATGCGGTCGACTACGTGCTCAAGCCCGTCGCCCCCGATCGGCTGCAGCGCGCTATCGGCCGGGTCATGGCAAGGCGCGGTGAACGCAGTGTCCCGCCTAGCGAGTGGCTGGAGGAATTCTGGGTGCCGCACCGCTCCGAACTGGTCCGGATCCCGGCAAGCGACGTGCAGCGTATCGATGCCGAACGCGACTACGTGCGCCTGCACGTGCCGGGGCAGAGCTACCTGCTGCTCCAGACCATCACCAGCCTTGAGCAGAAGCTCGATCCCGAGCATTTCATCCGCATCCACCGCAGCTGCATCCTGCGCCGCGATTTCGTGGCCGGACTCAAGCACGAAGGGCTGGGCGTTTGGGCCGCCGAGACGGGTGATGGAGAGGCCCTGCGGATCGGCCGGACCTACCTGCCTGCCGTGAAGAAGATGGCCGGCCGCTGA